One Gimesia aquarii DNA segment encodes these proteins:
- a CDS encoding alpha/beta fold hydrolase, translating to MRQLITVCAGLVLVVATPTVICAQEPDNSSVQKKIEEIQKKVLPINTMGGRQFWGDVQFFQGWKIQQNVLTKHYRLLNSSDQRYESGTLEECQKRLEEIKQAQQLKPMQGKAVILIHGIIRSSKSFEKMKRACQKTGRLVVPFDYPSTQCTIPENAKYLEKVINSLKGIEEIELVVHSMGGLVVRSWIAQQTTVDPRIKRMVMLGVPNRGANMADRFRSNLLFKVIFGPAGQQLVTEANSDFITALPTPPFPFGIVAGGRNTLKGYNPLIPGDNDGTVGVSSTRLPGAVDFILVPVLHSFMMNDPSIIEHTLFFLKTETFRESGKAQPIPITENKTVP from the coding sequence ATGAGACAACTTATTACTGTCTGCGCAGGATTGGTTCTAGTGGTGGCTACTCCAACCGTCATTTGCGCACAAGAACCTGACAATTCATCTGTGCAGAAAAAAATAGAGGAGATCCAAAAGAAAGTGCTTCCTATTAATACCATGGGTGGTCGTCAGTTTTGGGGTGATGTACAGTTTTTTCAAGGCTGGAAGATTCAACAAAATGTGCTCACCAAACATTATCGTCTTTTGAACTCTTCAGATCAGCGTTATGAAAGCGGAACGCTGGAGGAATGTCAAAAGCGGTTGGAAGAAATTAAACAGGCCCAACAGCTAAAACCGATGCAGGGAAAAGCGGTGATTCTAATCCATGGTATCATTCGTTCTTCGAAATCGTTTGAAAAAATGAAGCGCGCCTGCCAAAAAACAGGCAGACTGGTGGTTCCCTTCGATTATCCGAGTACACAATGCACTATACCAGAGAATGCAAAATATTTAGAAAAGGTAATCAACTCGCTAAAAGGCATCGAAGAAATTGAACTGGTTGTGCATAGTATGGGAGGGCTGGTGGTTCGATCCTGGATTGCTCAACAGACGACCGTTGATCCTCGTATCAAGAGGATGGTAATGCTCGGAGTTCCCAACCGAGGGGCTAACATGGCGGACCGATTTCGTTCTAATCTGTTGTTTAAAGTGATCTTTGGTCCTGCGGGGCAACAGTTAGTGACTGAAGCTAATAGCGATTTTATCACCGCGCTACCAACGCCTCCCTTTCCTTTCGGAATCGTAGCCGGTGGTCGGAATACATTGAAAGGCTATAACCCACTAATTCCTGGTGACAATGATGGTACAGTTGGAGTCAGCAGTACAAGACTGCCAGGAGCTGTAGATTTTATTTTAGTACCCGTTTTGCATTCCTTTATGATGAATGATCCTTCGATTATTGAGCATACGTTGTTTTTTCTGAAAACAGAAACATTTCGTGAGTCAGGTAAAGCACAACCAATCCCTATCACAGAAAACAAAACAGTACCTTGA